Proteins from one Pseudomonas grandcourensis genomic window:
- the lpxO gene encoding lipid A hydroxylase LpxO, with the protein MKLIIAVIYVVSIAYVHLRGRVRHKLGRQLSDHSTFLAPINCFLYLFSKIPNKPYLDPADFPDLSPLQAHWEEIRAEGQNLLRAGEIKRSNQYDDVGFNSFFKTGWKRFYLKWYGDSHPSAMKLCPRTTELVQGIGSIKAAMFAELPPGSRLVRHRDPYAGSYRYHLGLDTPNAEGCYINVDGQDYHWRDGEAVMFDETYIHYAENTTPHNRIILFCDVERPMKHQWAAAFNRWFSRTVMSAAGAPNEDGDRTGGLNRLFSKVYKVRLRAKDLKKRNRKLYYLEKWSIFAGLLVVFILI; encoded by the coding sequence GTGAAACTGATCATTGCCGTTATCTACGTTGTCTCTATTGCGTATGTCCACCTGCGTGGCCGAGTGCGCCACAAGCTGGGTCGCCAGTTGAGTGATCATTCGACGTTCCTGGCACCGATCAATTGCTTTCTTTACCTGTTTTCGAAAATCCCTAACAAACCGTATCTCGATCCGGCTGACTTTCCCGACCTGAGCCCGCTGCAGGCGCACTGGGAAGAAATTCGTGCCGAAGGCCAGAACTTGCTTCGCGCCGGCGAGATCAAGCGTTCGAACCAATACGATGACGTCGGTTTCAACTCGTTTTTCAAGACCGGCTGGAAGCGCTTCTATCTGAAGTGGTACGGCGATAGCCATCCGTCGGCCATGAAACTCTGCCCGCGCACCACCGAACTGGTACAGGGCATTGGCTCGATCAAGGCGGCGATGTTCGCCGAGTTGCCACCGGGCTCCAGACTGGTGCGCCATCGCGACCCGTATGCAGGTTCGTACCGTTATCACCTCGGACTGGACACACCCAACGCTGAAGGTTGCTATATCAATGTCGATGGCCAGGACTACCATTGGCGCGATGGTGAAGCGGTGATGTTCGATGAGACCTACATTCATTACGCAGAGAACACCACGCCGCACAACCGCATCATTTTGTTCTGCGACGTCGAGCGGCCGATGAAGCATCAGTGGGCTGCGGCATTCAATCGCTGGTTCAGCCGCACTGTCATGTCGGCGGCAGGCGCACCGAACGAGGACGGGGACCGGACCGGCGGGCTCAACCGACTGTTCAGCAAGGTCTACAAGGTACGCCTGCGTGCCAAGGACCTGAAAAAGCGCAACCGCAAGCTTTACTACCTTGAAAAGTGGTCGATCTTTGCCGGGTTGCTGGTGGTGTTCATTCTGATCTGA
- a CDS encoding acyltransferase yields the protein MKLSTLLSRDNNNLDIFRVIAACMVIYGHAYALVPHSSADTDFIARLLKFDYSGSLAVNVFFFLSGLVVTNSLLSKRSPIDFIIARAFRIWPALIFTVVVTATIIGPIVTTLPIDQYFQDPATLKYVTNNITMSITHSLPGVFESNFFKSAVNGSLWTIPYEIAAYTTLLAFFMLGASKSKWIAISIFLIIAATPFLPEYLKLSFLPSSKLAVMLAPCFAAGAILALLKDHIHINLHVASGLWILYFLINNSSIVPYLFYSALFVSILYLSSLTLIIKLKMKSDISYGIYLWGFPVQQLLAAYFSAQGIIFNQISAMIICCILGYASWMLIEKNCSKYGSTLAKKLHRLSTPKTATCTTQEL from the coding sequence ATGAAGCTCTCTACCTTGCTGAGCAGGGACAATAATAATCTCGATATTTTCCGTGTTATAGCCGCGTGCATGGTTATTTATGGTCACGCCTATGCGCTCGTTCCGCACAGTAGTGCAGACACAGACTTCATTGCCCGACTTCTTAAATTCGATTACTCAGGATCACTCGCGGTAAATGTATTTTTCTTTCTTAGTGGATTGGTCGTCACTAACAGCCTCCTTTCAAAGCGGTCCCCCATAGACTTTATTATAGCCAGAGCGTTCCGCATCTGGCCGGCCTTGATATTCACAGTAGTGGTAACCGCTACGATAATAGGGCCAATAGTTACCACACTACCAATCGATCAATATTTTCAAGACCCCGCCACGCTTAAATATGTAACCAACAATATTACAATGTCTATTACTCATTCACTTCCAGGGGTGTTTGAATCAAATTTTTTCAAGTCTGCGGTCAATGGTTCACTATGGACAATACCCTATGAAATAGCGGCTTATACGACTCTTCTCGCGTTCTTCATGCTGGGAGCGTCCAAAAGCAAATGGATTGCAATTTCAATATTTTTGATTATTGCCGCCACTCCTTTTCTGCCAGAGTACCTTAAACTTTCATTTCTTCCATCTTCCAAATTAGCCGTCATGCTAGCTCCGTGCTTTGCTGCCGGTGCAATCCTTGCCTTACTTAAAGACCATATACATATAAATCTTCACGTCGCCTCGGGACTGTGGATCCTCTATTTCCTGATAAACAACTCCTCAATTGTTCCCTACCTGTTTTATTCCGCACTATTTGTTTCAATACTTTATCTTTCAAGCCTCACCCTCATAATCAAACTAAAAATGAAATCTGATATATCCTACGGGATCTATCTTTGGGGTTTCCCCGTCCAACAGCTTCTTGCAGCCTATTTTTCAGCGCAAGGCATTATATTCAACCAGATAAGTGCAATGATCATCTGCTGTATATTGGGTTACGCTTCGTGGATGCTGATTGAAAAAAACTGCTCGAAATACGGCTCAACGCTTGCGAAAAAACTCCATCGACTATCCACTCCCAAGACAGCAACTTGTACCACGCAGGAGCTTTAA
- a CDS encoding ABC-F family ATPase, with translation MISTANITMQFGAKPLFENVSVKFNGGNRYGLIGANGCGKSTFMKILGDDLEPSGGQVMLEPNVRLGKLRQDQFAYEEFTVIDTVIMGHEELWKVKAERDRIYSLPEMSEEDGMAVAELETEFAEMDGYTAESRAGELLLGLGIPLEQHFGPMSEVAPGWKLRVLLAQALFSDPEVLLLDEPTNHLDINTIRWLETILKARNSTMIIISHDRHFLNSVCTHMADLDYGELRLFPGNYDEYMTAATQSREQLLSDNAKKKAQISELQTFVSRFSANASKAKQATSRAKQIDKIQLAEVKPSSRVSPFIRFEQTKKLHRQAVTIEQMSKGFDGKTLFKNFSFTVEAGERVAIIGPNGIGKTTLLRTLMSELAPDAGSVKWTESAELGYYAQDHSHDFEDDISLFDWMGQWTQGEQIIRGTLGRMLFSNDEILKSVKVISGGEQGRMLFGKLILQKPNVLVMDEPTNHLDMESIEALNLALENYPGTLIFVSHDREFVSSLATRIIELSPNGVTDFSGTYDDYLRSQGVVF, from the coding sequence TTGATCTCCACAGCTAACATCACTATGCAGTTCGGCGCCAAGCCGCTCTTCGAAAACGTTTCGGTCAAGTTCAACGGTGGCAACCGTTACGGCCTGATCGGCGCCAACGGTTGCGGCAAGTCGACCTTCATGAAGATCCTCGGCGACGACCTCGAGCCGTCCGGTGGCCAGGTCATGCTGGAGCCGAACGTGCGCCTGGGTAAATTGCGCCAGGACCAGTTCGCCTACGAAGAATTCACCGTGATCGACACCGTGATCATGGGTCACGAAGAGCTGTGGAAGGTCAAGGCCGAGCGCGACCGCATCTATTCGCTGCCGGAAATGAGCGAAGAAGACGGCATGGCCGTGGCCGAACTGGAAACCGAATTCGCCGAAATGGACGGCTACACCGCCGAATCCCGCGCCGGCGAACTGCTGCTGGGCCTGGGTATTCCCCTGGAACAGCATTTCGGCCCGATGTCCGAAGTGGCTCCAGGCTGGAAACTGCGGGTATTGCTGGCCCAGGCATTGTTCTCCGATCCTGAAGTGCTGTTGCTCGACGAACCGACCAACCACCTGGACATCAACACCATTCGCTGGCTGGAAACGATCCTCAAGGCGCGCAACAGCACCATGATCATCATTTCCCACGACCGTCACTTCCTCAACAGCGTCTGCACCCACATGGCCGACCTGGACTACGGCGAGCTGCGTCTGTTCCCGGGCAACTACGACGAGTACATGACCGCGGCGACCCAGTCCCGCGAGCAACTGCTGTCGGATAACGCCAAGAAGAAAGCCCAGATCTCCGAACTGCAAACCTTCGTCAGCCGCTTCTCGGCAAACGCCTCGAAAGCCAAGCAGGCCACTTCCCGCGCCAAGCAGATCGACAAGATCCAGCTGGCCGAAGTCAAGCCTTCGAGCCGCGTGAGCCCGTTCATCCGCTTCGAACAGACCAAGAAGCTGCACCGCCAGGCCGTGACCATCGAGCAGATGTCCAAGGGCTTCGACGGCAAGACCCTGTTCAAGAACTTCAGTTTCACCGTCGAAGCCGGTGAGCGCGTGGCGATCATCGGCCCGAACGGTATCGGCAAGACCACCCTGCTGCGCACCCTGATGAGCGAGCTGGCCCCGGACGCCGGTTCCGTGAAGTGGACCGAAAGCGCGGAGCTGGGCTACTACGCCCAGGACCACTCCCATGACTTCGAAGACGACATCAGCCTGTTCGACTGGATGGGCCAGTGGACTCAGGGCGAGCAGATCATCCGTGGCACCCTGGGCCGCATGCTGTTCTCCAACGACGAGATCCTCAAGTCGGTCAAGGTCATCTCCGGTGGTGAGCAAGGCCGTATGCTGTTCGGCAAGCTGATCCTGCAAAAGCCGAACGTTCTGGTGATGGACGAACCGACCAACCACCTGGACATGGAATCCATCGAGGCGCTGAACCTGGCGTTGGAAAACTACCCGGGCACGCTGATCTTCGTCAGCCACGACCGTGAGTTCGTATCGTCCCTGGCCACCCGCATCATCGAGTTGAGCCCTAACGGCGTGACCGACTTCAGCGGCACCTATGACGACTACCTGCGCAGCCAGGGTGTGGTGTTCTAA
- a CDS encoding MFS transporter, producing MSAQQAAPQSSMAITLQIVSIVFYTFIAFLCIGLPIAVLPGYVHEQLGFSAIVAGLTIGSQYLATLLSRPMAGRMSDSVGTKRAIIYGLSGIVLSGVLTWLSSLLQGFPLLSLLILIAGRLLLGIAQGLIGVGTISWCMGQVGAEHTARSISWNGIASYGAIAIGAPLGVVMVQQLGFASLGIALSLLALAALVLIRNKPSVPVVRGERLPFWAVFGRIAPFGASLSLASIGYGTLTTFITLYYGNRGWTGAAYCLTVFGVCFILSRLLFISAISRFGGFTSAIACMCIETVGLVLLWLAPSTGYALIGAGLTGFGLSLVYPALGVEAIKQVPNSSRGAGLSAYAVFFDLALAIAGPLMGAVALNLGYAWIFFSAALLSVTGLGLTLLLARKSASATN from the coding sequence ATGTCTGCGCAGCAAGCCGCCCCCCAAAGCTCCATGGCGATCACCCTGCAGATCGTCTCCATCGTTTTCTATACCTTCATTGCGTTCCTCTGCATAGGTTTGCCGATCGCGGTATTGCCGGGTTATGTCCACGAACAACTCGGGTTCAGCGCTATCGTGGCCGGGCTGACCATCGGCTCGCAATACCTCGCCACCCTGCTCAGCCGGCCCATGGCCGGGCGGATGTCCGACAGCGTCGGCACCAAGCGCGCAATCATCTATGGCTTGTCGGGAATTGTGCTCAGCGGCGTGCTGACCTGGCTGTCTTCCCTGCTGCAAGGCTTTCCCTTGCTCAGCCTGCTGATCCTGATCGCCGGGCGCCTGCTGCTGGGGATCGCCCAAGGGCTGATCGGCGTCGGCACCATCAGTTGGTGCATGGGCCAGGTGGGCGCCGAGCATACCGCGCGGTCGATTTCCTGGAACGGCATCGCGTCCTATGGCGCGATTGCCATTGGTGCGCCGCTGGGTGTGGTCATGGTGCAACAACTCGGCTTCGCCAGCCTGGGCATTGCCCTGTCGCTGCTGGCCTTGGCTGCACTGGTGCTGATTCGCAACAAGCCTTCGGTGCCGGTGGTGCGCGGTGAGCGTTTACCGTTCTGGGCGGTGTTCGGGCGCATTGCGCCGTTTGGCGCAAGCCTGAGCCTGGCGTCTATCGGCTACGGCACCCTGACGACCTTTATCACCCTGTATTACGGCAATCGCGGCTGGACTGGTGCGGCCTACTGCCTGACGGTGTTCGGCGTGTGTTTTATTCTGTCGCGACTGCTGTTCATATCCGCCATCAGTCGTTTCGGCGGGTTCACGTCGGCCATTGCCTGCATGTGCATTGAGACGGTTGGCCTTGTACTGCTGTGGCTGGCACCGTCGACCGGGTACGCGCTTATTGGCGCCGGCCTGACTGGCTTCGGCCTTTCCCTGGTGTACCCGGCGCTGGGTGTCGAGGCCATCAAGCAGGTGCCCAACTCCAGCCGCGGTGCGGGCCTGAGTGCTTATGCGGTATTTTTCGACCTGGCGCTGGCCATCGCCGGCCCGTTGATGGGCGCAGTGGCGTTGAACCTGGGCTATGCGTGGATTTTCTTCAGTGCCGCGTTGTTGTCGGTGACGGGCCTGGGGCTGACTTTATTGCTGGCACGTAAATCCGCGAGCGCAACGAATTAA
- a CDS encoding dienelactone hydrolase has translation MVRLCATLLICLLCSLNTVHAAPAPHPHWSVGFHEMTFLDPLDLQPMRAIAFYPSSDREHTSKLEGYTVEAGEDIKVAIGRFPMLMLSHGNTGTPLALHDLATSLARKGFVVVAVIHPGDNSRDHSRLGTLSNLYGRPIQISEAITATLGDRMLSPFVNADQVGVIGYSAGGETALILSGATPDLDRLRRYCQERPDDRDACNTQGELIVDRDDLQPVADPRVHALMLMAPLSLKFGRHTLADVHVPVLLYSGDGDKLVAVDKNAAALARKLPTAPDFKLLAGAGHFVFMAPCNDEQIVIMPALCTDADGVDRQDIHRNLSSEAGRFFSRTLGRATRAGMQTADQ, from the coding sequence ATGGTGCGTCTTTGTGCAACTTTACTGATTTGCCTGCTCTGCAGCCTGAATACAGTGCACGCCGCGCCTGCGCCGCATCCTCACTGGAGCGTCGGCTTCCATGAGATGACTTTTCTCGACCCGCTGGACCTGCAGCCGATGCGCGCCATCGCCTTCTATCCTTCCAGTGATCGGGAGCACACCAGCAAGCTCGAGGGTTACACCGTCGAAGCCGGGGAGGACATCAAGGTCGCCATCGGCCGGTTCCCGATGCTGATGCTGTCCCACGGCAACACCGGCACCCCCCTGGCCCTGCACGACCTTGCCACGTCACTGGCGCGCAAAGGCTTTGTCGTGGTGGCGGTGATTCACCCCGGTGACAACTCCAGGGACCACAGCCGACTCGGTACTTTGAGTAACCTGTACGGCCGGCCGATCCAGATTTCCGAAGCCATTACCGCGACCTTGGGCGACCGTATGCTGTCGCCGTTCGTCAATGCCGACCAGGTGGGGGTCATTGGCTATTCGGCCGGTGGCGAGACCGCATTGATTCTGTCCGGTGCGACCCCGGACCTGGATCGCCTGCGCCGATACTGTCAGGAGCGCCCGGATGACCGCGATGCCTGCAACACCCAGGGCGAATTGATTGTCGACCGCGACGACTTGCAGCCGGTGGCCGATCCTCGCGTCCACGCCTTGATGCTGATGGCGCCGTTGAGCCTGAAGTTCGGCCGCCACACCCTGGCTGATGTGCATGTGCCGGTGCTGCTTTACAGCGGTGATGGCGACAAGCTGGTGGCTGTCGACAAGAACGCCGCGGCACTGGCGCGCAAACTGCCGACAGCGCCTGACTTCAAGCTACTGGCCGGGGCAGGGCACTTCGTTTTCATGGCACCGTGCAATGACGAGCAGATCGTGATCATGCCGGCGCTGTGCACCGATGCCGACGGTGTCGATCGGCAAGACATACACCGCAATCTGAGCTCTGAAGCCGGAAGGTTCTTCTCGCGCACCCTGGGCAGGGCGACCCGGGCCGGGATGCAGACTGCCGATCAGTAA
- a CDS encoding FMN-dependent NADH-azoreductase — MKLLHIDSSILGDNSASRQLSGEVVKAWQAAEPTAVVTYRDLAADAISHFSATTLVAAGTTAELRNAAQQHEAELSASTLAEFLAADAVVIAAPMYNFTIPTQLKAWIDRIAVAGQTFRYTEAGPEGLCGGKKVVIVSTSGGMHAGQATGVAHEEYLKLLFGFIGITDIEIVRAEGLAYGDDVRNKAMSAAHAQISEQLFAAA, encoded by the coding sequence ATGAAACTGCTGCATATCGATTCGAGCATCCTGGGCGACAACTCGGCTTCCCGTCAGTTGAGCGGTGAAGTCGTCAAAGCCTGGCAAGCCGCCGAGCCAACCGCCGTGGTGACCTACCGCGACCTCGCCGCCGACGCCATCAGCCACTTCTCCGCTACCACCCTGGTCGCCGCCGGCACCACCGCTGAACTGCGCAACGCCGCACAACAGCACGAAGCCGAACTGAGCGCCTCGACCCTGGCCGAATTCCTGGCTGCCGATGCCGTAGTGATTGCCGCACCGATGTACAACTTCACCATCCCGACTCAACTCAAAGCCTGGATCGACCGCATCGCGGTGGCCGGCCAGACCTTCCGTTACACCGAAGCCGGCCCTGAAGGCCTGTGCGGTGGCAAGAAAGTCGTGATCGTTTCGACCTCCGGCGGCATGCACGCCGGTCAGGCAACCGGTGTTGCCCACGAAGAGTATTTGAAGTTGCTGTTCGGTTTTATCGGCATCACCGACATCGAAATCGTCCGCGCTGAAGGCCTGGCTTACGGTGACGACGTGCGCAACAAGGCCATGAGTGCTGCCCACGCACAAATCAGCGAGCAGTTGTTCGCCGCTGCGTAA
- a CDS encoding LysR substrate-binding domain-containing protein, whose product MQDLNDLYYFAKVVEAGGFAAAGRLLGIPKSRLSRRIAELEERLGARLLQRTTRQLKLTAVGERYLRHCQAMLLEAEMADEAVASMSSEPRGRLRVSCPVGLAHEILPGVISDFLERFPQVQLEVMLLNRRVDLVNEGIDVALRVRELGDEDPLLVTRRLRQAQMLMVASPGFLVGREINHPEDLKSLPVLGALEADRMVHIRMLDQKGKSCELALEARLGIDDFIVRKASTLSGLGFTMLPMMYCEQELDNGSLVQLLPDWSLPGGWLQAVYPHRRGVMPAVRAWIDHLVESFNACGERVL is encoded by the coding sequence ATGCAAGACCTCAACGACCTGTATTACTTCGCCAAAGTCGTGGAAGCCGGGGGATTCGCGGCAGCCGGGCGTTTGCTGGGCATTCCCAAGTCCCGATTGTCACGGCGCATCGCCGAGCTGGAAGAACGCCTTGGCGCACGATTGCTGCAACGCACCACCCGACAGCTGAAGCTGACTGCCGTCGGCGAACGTTACCTCAGGCACTGCCAGGCGATGCTACTGGAGGCGGAAATGGCCGACGAGGCCGTGGCCAGCATGTCCAGCGAGCCCCGCGGGCGTTTACGAGTGTCCTGCCCGGTCGGGCTGGCCCACGAAATATTGCCGGGGGTGATCAGCGACTTTCTGGAACGCTTTCCGCAGGTCCAGCTGGAGGTGATGTTGCTCAACCGGCGGGTCGACCTGGTGAACGAAGGCATTGACGTGGCCCTGCGGGTACGGGAACTCGGCGACGAAGACCCGCTGCTGGTCACCCGCCGCCTGCGTCAGGCGCAGATGCTGATGGTCGCCAGTCCAGGCTTCCTCGTTGGCCGTGAGATCAACCATCCCGAGGACCTGAAAAGCCTGCCGGTGCTCGGCGCCCTGGAAGCCGACCGCATGGTGCACATCCGCATGCTGGATCAAAAAGGCAAAAGTTGTGAACTCGCGCTCGAAGCCCGGCTGGGCATCGATGACTTTATCGTGCGCAAGGCCAGCACCCTCTCGGGTCTCGGCTTTACGATGCTGCCCATGATGTATTGCGAACAGGAACTGGATAACGGCTCACTGGTGCAGTTGTTGCCCGACTGGTCGTTGCCCGGTGGCTGGCTGCAAGCGGTCTATCCTCATCGACGCGGAGTGATGCCGGCGGTACGTGCCTGGATTGATCATCTGGTCGAGTCATTCAATGCCTGTGGAGAACGAGTGTTATGA
- a CDS encoding MmcQ/YjbR family DNA-binding protein yields the protein MKAGRMSEEDVAKFCLTLPGAREDYKWGGVRVFSIAGNKMFALQGLRGDSLAFKVDKDLFLGHCDRPGIHPAPYLARAQWIIMETPYPLGSEELQGLLRRSHQLVVSRLPKRTQVGLLL from the coding sequence ATGAAAGCCGGACGGATGAGCGAAGAGGATGTCGCGAAATTCTGCCTTACCCTGCCCGGAGCGCGGGAAGACTATAAATGGGGAGGCGTGCGGGTATTTTCGATTGCCGGGAACAAGATGTTCGCCTTGCAGGGCCTGCGGGGTGATTCCCTGGCCTTCAAGGTCGACAAGGATCTGTTTCTCGGTCATTGCGACCGCCCGGGGATTCATCCGGCGCCTTATCTGGCGCGCGCCCAGTGGATCATCATGGAAACGCCCTACCCGCTCGGCAGCGAAGAACTACAGGGATTGCTGCGCCGTTCCCACCAATTGGTGGTCAGCAGACTGCCAAAGCGCACTCAAGTCGGATTGTTGCTTTAG
- a CDS encoding DUF1294 domain-containing protein — protein sequence MSDSSSRNNPGRQPGGQIRHPRLKWLVFAILCALPLSGSVSSWLHGVSLIPLAAYGIGSVVTFFLYWSDKRKARAEQWRTPENVLHALEFAGGWPGALLAQQAFRHKTRKVSYQLVFWIIVLMHQVFWIDHLFLGAHLFALF from the coding sequence GTGAGTGACTCAAGCTCGCGCAATAACCCCGGGCGCCAGCCCGGGGGACAGATCCGCCATCCTCGGCTGAAGTGGCTGGTGTTCGCAATCCTGTGCGCGTTGCCGCTGTCGGGTTCGGTGTCGTCATGGCTGCACGGGGTGTCGTTGATTCCCCTGGCGGCCTACGGCATCGGCAGCGTCGTGACGTTTTTTCTGTACTGGAGCGACAAGCGCAAGGCCCGCGCCGAGCAATGGCGGACGCCGGAGAATGTCCTGCATGCGCTGGAGTTCGCCGGTGGCTGGCCTGGTGCCTTGCTGGCCCAGCAAGCGTTTCGGCACAAAACCCGCAAAGTCTCGTACCAGTTGGTGTTCTGGATCATCGTGCTCATGCACCAGGTGTTCTGGATCGATCACCTGTTCCTCGGCGCACACCTGTTCGCCTTGTTCTGA
- a CDS encoding undecaprenyl-diphosphate phosphatase, whose translation MDLWTAFQALILGVVEGLTEFLPISSTGHQIIVADLLDFGGERAMAFNIIIQLGAILAVVWEFRRKIFDVVIGLPTQPGARRFTANLLIAFLPAVVLGVIFADLIHKYLFNPITVATALVVGGFIMLWAERRQHEVHAETVDDITWKDALKVGFAQCLAMIPGTSRSGSTIIGGLLFGLSRKTATEFSFFLAMPTMVGAAVYSGYKYRHLFVPADFPVFAIGFITAFVFAMIAVRGLLKFIANHSYAAFAWYRIVFGLIILATWQFGWVDWSAAKP comes from the coding sequence ATGGATCTTTGGACCGCCTTTCAGGCATTGATTCTTGGGGTTGTAGAAGGACTGACCGAGTTCCTGCCCATTTCCAGTACCGGCCACCAGATCATCGTGGCCGACCTGCTCGACTTCGGGGGCGAGCGGGCGATGGCGTTCAACATCATTATCCAGTTGGGTGCCATCCTGGCGGTGGTATGGGAGTTTCGACGCAAGATCTTCGACGTGGTCATCGGCCTGCCGACCCAGCCGGGCGCTCGGCGGTTTACCGCGAACCTGTTGATCGCGTTCTTGCCGGCCGTGGTGTTGGGCGTGATCTTCGCCGACCTGATCCACAAGTACCTGTTCAATCCGATCACCGTGGCAACGGCGCTGGTCGTGGGCGGGTTCATCATGTTGTGGGCCGAGCGCCGGCAGCATGAAGTTCACGCCGAAACGGTGGATGACATCACTTGGAAAGATGCCCTGAAAGTCGGCTTCGCCCAGTGCCTGGCGATGATTCCGGGCACTTCGCGTTCGGGCTCGACGATTATCGGCGGGTTACTGTTCGGCCTGTCGCGCAAGACCGCTACCGAATTTTCGTTCTTCCTGGCGATGCCGACCATGGTCGGCGCGGCGGTGTACTCGGGCTATAAATACCGCCACCTGTTTGTCCCGGCGGATTTCCCGGTGTTCGCGATCGGCTTCATCACAGCGTTCGTCTTCGCGATGATCGCGGTCCGTGGGCTGCTCAAGTTCATCGCCAACCACAGCTATGCGGCGTTTGCCTGGTATCGCATTGTGTTCGGCCTGATCATCCTGGCGACCTGGCAATTCGGCTGGGTCGACTGGAGCGCGGCCAAGCCGTGA
- the pnuC gene encoding nicotinamide riboside transporter PnuC, with product MSGLELFAAALGVIAVWLTVKQNPWCWPIGLVMVLLYSWIFFEVKLYSDMLLQVVYAALQLYGWWQWTRVGETTHGRDVSRLDTRSMALSLAIGALGSLLLGAAMAHWTDAAQPWLDAALTGFSLVAQVWMAQKRLQCWPLWIALDIIFVGLFIYKGLYLTATLYGLFTVIAVLGWREWRTDPALRA from the coding sequence ATGTCCGGGCTTGAACTGTTTGCCGCCGCCCTCGGTGTCATTGCCGTCTGGCTGACGGTCAAACAGAACCCCTGGTGCTGGCCCATCGGCCTGGTCATGGTGCTGCTCTATAGCTGGATCTTTTTTGAGGTGAAGCTGTATTCGGACATGTTGCTGCAAGTTGTCTATGCCGCCTTGCAGCTTTACGGCTGGTGGCAGTGGACGCGTGTTGGCGAAACGACCCATGGCCGCGATGTCAGTCGGCTCGATACCCGCTCCATGGCGTTGAGCCTCGCCATTGGCGCACTCGGCAGTCTGTTGCTGGGGGCGGCCATGGCCCACTGGACCGACGCGGCACAACCCTGGCTCGATGCAGCGCTCACCGGATTCAGCCTGGTGGCGCAGGTCTGGATGGCGCAAAAGCGTCTTCAGTGCTGGCCGCTGTGGATCGCGCTCGATATCATTTTCGTCGGGTTGTTCATCTATAAAGGCCTGTACCTGACCGCCACCCTGTACGGGTTGTTCACCGTTATTGCCGTGCTCGGCTGGCGTGAATGGCGCACCGATCCGGCGTTGCGCGCATGA
- a CDS encoding AAA family ATPase: MKILVLTGPESSGKSWLAAELQQRFGGVLVEEYVRWFIEQNPRDTTLADIPDIARGQLAWEDEARAQRPSLLILDTHLLSNILWSQTLFGDCPAWIEQALLARHYDLHLLLSPEDVEWTDDGQRCQPRLSERQAFFDQTLAWLERHAQPVQVLHGDWAERRFQALDAVTRLLGA, encoded by the coding sequence ATGAAAATCCTGGTACTCACAGGCCCTGAATCCAGCGGTAAAAGCTGGCTGGCGGCCGAGCTGCAACAGCGTTTCGGCGGGGTTCTGGTCGAAGAATATGTACGCTGGTTCATCGAGCAGAATCCGCGGGACACCACCTTGGCCGACATTCCGGACATCGCCCGCGGTCAATTGGCATGGGAGGACGAAGCACGGGCGCAACGACCGTCTTTGCTCATCCTCGACACACACCTGCTGAGCAATATCCTCTGGAGCCAAACCCTGTTTGGCGACTGCCCCGCCTGGATCGAACAAGCGCTACTGGCCCGGCACTACGATCTACACTTACTGCTGTCGCCCGAAGACGTCGAATGGACGGATGACGGCCAGCGTTGCCAGCCCCGATTGAGCGAGCGCCAGGCATTTTTCGACCAGACCCTGGCCTGGCTGGAGCGCCACGCACAACCGGTTCAAGTACTGCACGGAGATTGGGCCGAACGCCGATTCCAGGCACTGGACGCCGTGACTCGATTGCTCGGTGCCTGA
- a CDS encoding adhesin, with translation MSRSLLLLALLGCTGVMADSGVSSVNTATLQDSGTQYRGNFNINQAAGDQHQQANVRAIAIDTQAGAITSVQQKITTPANPSMDATATIGGGAFSNGNGVLGVNQGAGANNQMANAMRVSISAAPQAIDDSALSQQNVALLPNSGATGTPNGSRQVVTSDQAFTGSLGVIQVNQSAGVGNRMANTLSIRVAD, from the coding sequence ATGAGTCGATCCCTGCTGTTACTAGCCCTGCTCGGCTGCACCGGCGTGATGGCCGATTCGGGCGTCAGTTCGGTGAACACCGCCACCCTCCAGGATTCCGGTACTCAATACCGCGGCAACTTCAACATCAACCAGGCGGCTGGCGATCAACACCAGCAGGCCAACGTCCGCGCGATCGCCATTGACACCCAGGCCGGTGCGATCACCAGCGTCCAGCAGAAAATCACCACGCCTGCCAATCCGTCGATGGACGCGACGGCCACTATCGGCGGCGGCGCCTTCAGTAATGGCAACGGCGTACTGGGCGTCAACCAGGGCGCCGGGGCGAACAACCAGATGGCCAACGCCATGCGCGTCAGCATCAGCGCTGCACCGCAAGCCATCGACGATAGTGCCCTGTCTCAACAGAACGTGGCGTTGTTACCGAACTCGGGAGCAACTGGCACCCCAAATGGCAGTCGCCAGGTCGTGACAAGCGATCAGGCCTTCACCGGCAGCCTGGGCGTGATCCAAGTGAACCAGAGTGCCGGGGTGGGGAACCGAATGGCTAACACCCTTAGCATCCGGGTCGCTGACTGA